In Arthrobacter sp. MN05-02, the genomic stretch ACGGACCACGGTGTGGCCGATCCGCTTGAGACCGAGCGACCGCAGCGTGTCGCGCTGGTTCTGCTTGCCGCCGATGGCGGACTTGATCTGGGTGATCTCGAGCTTCGCCGAGCTCACGAGCACGTTCTTCGGAGTGATCGCGGTCATCACGCACCTGCCTTCTGAGCTGCGATCGCGCGCAGCATCTGGTGGGATGCGACCTCGTCGAGGGGCAGGCCGCGGCGGGCCGCGACTGCCTGGGGCTCTTCGAGGCGCTTCAGCGCGTCAACGGTCGCGTGAACGATGTTGATGGCGTTCGCGGAACCGAGCGACTTCGAGAGGACGTCGTGGATGCCGACGCACTCCAGTACCGCACGCACCGGACCACCGGCGATGACGCCGGTACCCGGGGAGGCGGGACGGAGCAGGACGACGCCGGCTGCTGCCTCGCCCTGCACCAGGTGCGGGACGGTGCCACCGATGCGCGGAACGCGGAACATCGTCTTCTTGGCTTCCTCGACGGCCTTCTGGATGGCGGAGGGGACTTCCTTCGCCTTTCCGTAGCCGACGCCGACCATGCCGTTGCCGTCGCCTACCACCACGAGGGCGGTGAAGCTGAAGCGGCGGCCGCCCTTGACGACCTTCGCAACACGGTTGATGGTGACGACGCGTTCGATGAACTTGTCCTTGTCGTCGTTGCGGCCGCCGTCGCGCCCGTCACGGCCACCACGGCCGCCACGCTCGCCACCGCGGGAGTTGCCGCCACGCTCGCCACCGCGGGTGTTGCCGCGGCCACGGTTCGCGTCAGCCGACGCGTTCTCAGTTGCGCCTGCAGCCGGAGCTTCGGCTGCGGGCTGCTCTGTAGCCGTATTCAATGGGGCTTCCTTTGCCTTGTTCTCCTCGGTCACAGTGCCAGCCCACCTTCACGTGCGCCGTCTGCGATTGCTGCAACGCGACCGTGGTACTTGTTACCGCCGCGGTCGAAGACGACTGCTTCGACGCCGACGGCCTTGGCACGCTCTGCAACGAGTTCGCCAACGCGCTTGGCCTTGGCGGTCTTGTCACCGTCGAATGCACGGAGGTCCGCTTCGAGGGTGGAGGCTGATGCCACGGTCACGCCCTTGGTGTCGTCGACGACCTGCACGAATACGTGGCGGGCCGAACGGTTGACGACCAGGCGGGGACGGACGGCCGTGCCCGAGACGCGCTTGCGTACCCGGAGGTGGCGGCGTCCACGCGAGGCGGACTTGCTCTTCGAGCTGCGCTTCTTGTTGATGCTCAGACCCATGGTTACTTACCAGCCTTTCCGACCTTGCGGCGGATGATCTCGCCTGCGTAGCGGATGCCCTTGCCCTTGTAGGGGTCGGGCCTGCGCAGCTTGCGGATGGTTGCAGCGACCTCGCCGACCTGCTGCTTGTTGATGCCGGCGACCGAGAGCTTGGTGGGGCTGTCGACTGTCAGCGTGATGCCCTCGGGAGCCTTGACGGCGACCGGGTGGCTGTAGCCCAGGGCGAACTCGAGGTCGCTGCCCTTGGCCTGCACACGGTAACCCGTGCCCACGATCTCGAGGTTCTTCTTGTAGCCCTCGGTGACTCCGACGATCATGTTGGAGATCAGCGTGCGGGTGAGGCCGTGGAGCGACCGCGACTCGCGCTCGTCGTTCGGGCGGCTGACGGTGAGGATGCCTTCGTCGAGGGAGATCTCGATGGGGTTGGGAACCGTGTGGCTCAGCTCGCCCTTCGAACCCTTGATGGAGACCTCGTTGCCGTTGACATTGACCTCGACACCGGCGGGAACGGTGATGGGGAGACGTCCAATACGTGACATTTTTCTTTCCCTTTCCCGTTACCAGACGTAGGCGAGGACTTCCCCACCTACACCCTTCTTGGATGCCTGGCGGTCCGTGAGCAGACCGGAGGACGTGGACAGGATGGCGATGCCGAGGCCGCCGAGCACGTGGGGCAGGTTCGTGGACTTGGCGTACACGCGCAGGCCGGGCTTGGAGATACGGCGGATGCCGGCGATGGAACGCTGGCGGTCCGGTCCGAACTTGAGGTCGATGGTCAGCTTCTTGCCGACCTCCGCTTCCTCTTCCTTCCAGCCGGCGATGTAGCCTTCGGCCTTCAGGATGTCCGCGACGCGGGCCTTGAGCTTGCTGTACGGCATGGACACGGAGTCGTGGTAAGCCGAGTTTGCGTTGCGCAGACGCGTGAGCATGTCTGCGACAGGATCTGTCATTGTCATGTGGGCTCTTGCCCTTCCTCGAAACGGTTTCCGGATTCCGGTCGGCACTCGGGGTGCCGGCTGGAGCGGACCTGCAACGTAGTTAGATTAATCTTCGGATTTGAAGGGGAAGCCGAGCGCCTTGAGGAGCGCACGGCCCTCGGCGTCGGTCTTGGCGGTCGTGACGACGGTGATGTCCATGCCACGCACGCGGTCGATCCGGTCCTGGTCGATCTCGTGGAACATCGACTGCTCGGTGAGACCGAACGTGTAGTTGCCGTTGCCGTCGAACTGCTTGCCGTTGAGGCCGCGGAAGTCGCGGATACGGGGCAGCGCGAGGGAGATCAGGCGGTCCGTGAATTCCCACATGCGGTCGCCACGCAGGGTGGCGTGTGCGCCGATGGGCATTCCTTCGCGGAGCTTGAACTGCGCGATGGACTTGCGTGCCTTCGTGACCTGCGGCTTCTGACCGGTGATCGCGGTGAGGTCCTTTACGGCCCCGTCGATCAGCTTGGAGTCCTTGGCGGCGTCACCGACACCCATGTTCACGACGACCTTCACCAGGCGCGGGACCTGGTTCACGTTGGCGTAGTTGAACTCTTCCTGCAGGGTGGCCTTGATCTCGGACGCGTAGCGTGCCTTGAGGCGGGGAAGAACCTTGGTCCCTGTGGTTTCGACAGTCATTACAGATCCTTCCCTGATGACTTGGCCACGCGGATGCGGACCACACGCTCGCGGCCGTCGCGCTCGACGGTCTCGGTGCGGTACCCGACGCGGGTCGGCTTCTTGGTCTCGGGGTCGACGACCGCGACGTTGCTGATGTGCACGGGTGCCTCGACGACCTCGATGCCACCGGTCTTGGTGCCGCGCTGCGACTGCCCGACCTTGGTGTGCTTCGTGATCCGGTTGATGCCTTCCACGAGGACGCGGTTGGTCTCGGGGAACACCTTCAGTACCTTGCCCTGCTTGCCGCGGTCTCCGCCGCGTTCCTGCTTGGCTCCGGTGATGACCTGCACGAGGTCACCCTTCTTGATCTTGAGCTTTGTCTTCTGTGCCATGGACTACAGCACCTCCGGCGCCAGCGAGATGATCTTCATGAAACGCTTGTCGCGGAGCTCGCGACCGACAGGGCCGAAGATACGGGTACCGCGGGGGTCGCCGTCGTTCTTCAGGATCACTGCTGCGTTCTCGTCGAACTTGATGTAGGAACCGTCCGCGCGGCGGCGTTCCTTCTTGGTGCGGACGATGACCGCCTTGACGACGTCGCCCTTCTTGACGTTGCCGCCGGGGATCGCGTCCTTCACGGTGGCGACGATGACGTCACCGATGCCTGCGTAGCGGCGCCCGGATCCTCCGAGAACGCGGATGGTCAAGATTTCCTTGGCCCCCGTGTTGTCGGCGACCTTTAGCCGCGACTCCTGCTGAATCACTTATTACTCCTGTCGTCGCGCCGGTTCTCTCGTCGAGCCTTGCGGAACGGATATGGGTGGGCCCCGTAATACTGGTACTCAGCACGTGCACGCCTGGGCGCGCGGCTGCGCGTCGATCTTCTGCACAGTGGATGTCGTGATGAACAAGATTATCGGGCTTTTGCCTATTTGCCCGGTGTGAAGGAAACCCGTGAGGGACGCCCCGCAAGCCGAGGTCCTGGCAGGAGTTCCTGCGGAGATACCTCGTGAGGGCATGCGCCAGCCCACCAGACAGACAAGGTACTAATCGTATCGCGAAGATGCCCCGGACGCGAAATCGCGTCCGGGGCATCGTCGGGTGGAGCCGGCGGCCGGCTCCGGGTCCTGCTGTGCTGCTACTTGGCCTTCTCGATGACCTCGACCAGGCGCCACCGCTTGGTGGCGGACAGGGGCCGGGTCTCGCTGATCAGGACCATGTCCCCGATACCGGCGACGTTCTGCTCGTCGTGCGCCTTGACCTTGGAACTGCGGCGAAGCACCTTGCCGTACAGGCCGTGCTTCACGCGGTCCTCGACCTCGACCACGATGGTCTTCTCCATCTTGTCCGAGACGACGTATCCACGGCGTACCTTGCGGTAGCCGCGCGAGTCGGCGCCGTGGACGGCCTTCTCGGTTCCTACGGTCGTCTCGCTCTGCTGCTCACTCATTTGGCGTCCTCCTCAGAAGCCTCGGTGTCCACGGAAGGTTCGTCCTTCGTGGAGGCCTTCTTGGCTTTCTTGGGCTTGTCCGCCTTCGCGGGCTTCGCTTCCTCGACGGGAGCGACGACCTCGGGGCGGATACCCAGTTCGCGCTCACGCAGCACCGTGTAGATGCGTGCGATGTCGCGCTTGACCGAGCGAAGGCGCCCGTGGCTTTCGAGCTGGCCGGTGGCCGACTGGAAACGGAGGTTGAACAGCTCCTCCTTGGCCTTGCGCAGTTCTTCCACCAGGCGGTCCTTGTCGAAGCCGTCCAGCTGGTCTGTTGCCAGTTCCTTTGAACCCAGAGCCATAACTATTCACCACCCTCACGACGCACGATGCGTGCCTTCAACGGCAGCTTGTGAATCGCGAGGCGCAGGGCTTCGCGGGCTACCTCTTCGGAAACACCGGACAGTTCGAACAGAACCCGTCCCGGCTTGACGTTGGCCACCCACCACTCGCGGGCGAACCCTTACCGGAACCCATGCGGGTCTCGGCAGGCTTCTTGGTCAACGGGCGGTCCGGATAGATGTTGATCCAGACCTTGCCGCCACGCTTGATGTGGCGGGTCATGGCGATACGGGCGGACTCGATCTGGCGGTTGGTGACGTATGCCGGGCTCAGAGCCTGGATACCCCATTCGCCAAAGCTTACCTCGGTACCGCCGGTAGCAGCGCCGGAACGACCCGGGTGGTGCTGCTTACGGAACTTGACTCGACGTGGGATAAGCATTTAAGCCTGTCCTCCTTCAGTCGCAGCGGGAGCTGCGGCGGTCTCGGCGGGTGCCGCAGCACCCTGGCCCTCGGAGCGCTCGGGGGCGCGGCGACGGCGGTCGCCTCCGCGGTCGGCGCCGGCGGGGCCACGGCCCGGACGGTCTCCACCGCGGCCACGGGACGGAGCTGCTGCAGCCTGGGCTGCGAGTTCCTTCGCCGTGACGTCACCCTTGTAGATCCAGACCTTCACGCCGATGCGGCCGAAGGTGGTCTTCGCTTCGAAGAAGCCGTAGTCGATGTTGGCGCGGAGCGTGTGCAGGGGAACGCGTCCCCTCGCGGTAGAACTCCGAGCGGCTCATTTCGGCGCCACCCAGGCGACCTGAACACTGGACACGGATGCCCTTGGCGCCGGCACGCTGTGCGGACTGCATGGCCTTCTTCATCGCGCGGCGGAACGCCACGCGGGAGGAAAGCTGCTCGGCGATGCCCTGGGCGACGAGCTGTGCCTCGATCTCGGGGTTCTTGACCTCGAGGATGTTCAGCTGCACCTGCTTGCCGGTGAGCTTCTCGAGCTCGCCGCGGATGCGGTCCGCCTCTGCTCCACGGCGGCCGATGACGATACCCGGACGTGCCGTGTGGATGTCCACGCGGACGCGGTCGCGGGTGCGCTCGATCTCGACCTTGGCGATGCCGGCACGGTCCATGCCGGTCGACATGAGCTGGCGGATCTTGATGTCCTCGCGGACGAAGTCGCGGTAGCGCTGGCCCGGCTTGTTGCTGTCGGCGAACCAGTGTGACCGGTGGTCGGTGGTGATGCCGAGTCGGAACCCGTGCGGGTTTACTTTCTGTCCCACTTAGCGGACCTCCACTTTCTCAGGGGTAGCGACGACAACCGTGATGTGGCTGGTCCGCTTGTTGATGCGGAACGCGCGGCCCTGGGCTCGCGGACGGAACCGCTTCATCGTGGGGCCTTCGTCAACGAACGCTTCGCTGATGATGAGGTTGTCCTCGTCGAAGGCGACGCCGTCACGGTCCGCGAGGACTCGTGCGTTGGCCATCGCCGACTGGACCACCTTGAAAACCGGCTCCGAAGCAACCTGTGGGGCAAACTTCAGAATAGCCAGAGCCTCATTCGCCTGCTTACCACGAACAAGGTTGACGACGCGCCGGGCCTTCATAGGCGTTACGCGGATATGACGCGCAATAGCCTTGGCTTCCATTGCTTTCCTTCTCTCGTCTTAGCCGTAAGAGCAGCGCCTAGCGGCGCTTGCCCTTGCGGTCGTCCTTAACATGGCCGCGGAAAGTCCGCGTGGGAGCGAATTCGCCGAGCTTGTGCCCGACCATCGACTCGGTGACGAACACCGGGATGTGCTTGCGTCCGTCGTGCACCGCGATCGTGTGCCCG encodes the following:
- the rpmD gene encoding 50S ribosomal protein L30; this translates as MTAITPKNVLVSSAKLEITQIKSAIGGKQNQRDTLRSLGLKRIGHTVVREADAVTVGMINTVPHLLKVEEAK
- the rplR gene encoding 50S ribosomal protein L18, which translates into the protein MGLSINKKRSSKSKSASRGRRHLRVRKRVSGTAVRPRLVVNRSARHVFVQVVDDTKGVTVASASTLEADLRAFDGDKTAKAKRVGELVAERAKAVGVEAVVFDRGGNKYHGRVAAIADGAREGGLAL
- the rplF gene encoding 50S ribosomal protein L6 — encoded protein: MSRIGRLPITVPAGVEVNVNGNEVSIKGSKGELSHTVPNPIEISLDEGILTVSRPNDERESRSLHGLTRTLISNMIVGVTEGYKKNLEIVGTGYRVQAKGSDLEFALGYSHPVAVKAPEGITLTVDSPTKLSVAGINKQQVGEVAATIRKLRRPDPYKGKGIRYAGEIIRRKVGKAGK
- the rpsH gene encoding 30S ribosomal protein S8, with the protein product MTMTDPVADMLTRLRNANSAYHDSVSMPYSKLKARVADILKAEGYIAGWKEEEAEVGKKLTIDLKFGPDRQRSIAGIRRISKPGLRVYAKSTNLPHVLGGLGIAILSTSSGLLTDRQASKKGVGGEVLAYVW
- the rplE gene encoding 50S ribosomal protein L5 encodes the protein MTVETTGTKVLPRLKARYASEIKATLQEEFNYANVNQVPRLVKVVVNMGVGDAAKDSKLIDGAVKDLTAITGQKPQVTKARKSIAQFKLREGMPIGAHATLRGDRMWEFTDRLISLALPRIRDFRGLNGKQFDGNGNYTFGLTEQSMFHEIDQDRIDRVRGMDITVVTTAKTDAEGRALLKALGFPFKSED
- the rplX gene encoding 50S ribosomal protein L24, yielding MAQKTKLKIKKGDLVQVITGAKQERGGDRGKQGKVLKVFPETNRVLVEGINRITKHTKVGQSQRGTKTGGIEVVEAPVHISNVAVVDPETKKPTRVGYRTETVERDGRERVVRIRVAKSSGKDL
- the rplN gene encoding 50S ribosomal protein L14 → MIQQESRLKVADNTGAKEILTIRVLGGSGRRYAGIGDVIVATVKDAIPGGNVKKGDVVKAVIVRTKKERRRADGSYIKFDENAAVILKNDGDPRGTRIFGPVGRELRDKRFMKIISLAPEVL
- the rpsQ gene encoding 30S ribosomal protein S17, whose amino-acid sequence is MSEQQSETTVGTEKAVHGADSRGYRKVRRGYVVSDKMEKTIVVEVEDRVKHGLYGKVLRRSSKVKAHDEQNVAGIGDMVLISETRPLSATKRWRLVEVIEKAK
- a CDS encoding hypothetical protein (possible pseudo due to frameshift), with protein sequence MLIPRRVKFRKQHHPGRSGAATGGTEVSFGEWGIQALSPAYVTNRQIESARIAMTRHIKRGGKVWINIYPDRPLTKKPAETRMGSGKGSPASGGWPTSSRDGFCSNCPVFPKR
- a CDS encoding hypothetical protein (possible pseudo due to frameshift), whose amino-acid sequence is MGQKVNPHGFRLGITTDHRSHWFADSNKPGQRYRDFVREDIKIRQLMSTGMDRAGIAKVEIERTRDRVRVDIHTARPGIVIGRRGAEADRIRGELEKLTGKQVQLNILEVKNPEIEAQLVAQGIAEQLSSRVAFRRAMKKAMQSAQRAGAKGIRVQCSGRLGGAEMSRSEFYREGTRSPAHAPRQHRLRLLRSEDHLRPHRREGLDLQG
- the rplV gene encoding 50S ribosomal protein L22 produces the protein MEAKAIARHIRVTPMKARRVVNLVRGKQANEALAILKFAPQVASEPVFKVVQSAMANARVLADRDGVAFDEDNLIISEAFVDEGPTMKRFRPRAQGRAFRINKRTSHITVVVATPEKVEVR
- the rpsS gene encoding 30S ribosomal protein S19, which encodes MPRSLKKGPFVDQHLYVKVARENESGTKNVIKTWSRRSMIVPDMLGHTIAVHDGRKHIPVFVTESMVGHKLGEFAPTRTFRGHVKDDRKGKRR